TATAGCGATAATATTGCTGCATACCACTATCGTTCAGTACTTGGTAAACGGTCTGACAGCCTAGACAGCAAAAATCGTGATGATCGAGCTGATAACCCGTTTCCTCAATTTTATCGCCGCAATGGAAACATTTTTCTGCGAGTTGTATTTCATCCCTTAGCTCTGCCATACCTTCGTTCTAAATTGCCTGACTAAATAATTGATTTTGTGCTTTTGAACGCAATAATCGCTGATCAAAGGCCATACAGATATTTCTTAAAAAGGAGCGTCCAATAGCAGTACATTGAATTAGATCGCCGGATATGGAGACTAAACCATCTGCAACAAGTTCAGACAATTCGTCGATAATCTGCTCATTCAGCGGCGCACCTGTCGGCAACTGCACTTTGCCTTTACACATCATATCGAGGATATAACGCCTTACAAGAAGATCCTCCTCGTTGAGTATATGTCCTTTTACAACGGGCAATACCCCTGCATCAATAAGTTTATGGTATTCTTCTACGGTCTTCACATTTTGAGCAAAAGCCCCCCAGGCATCGCTGATCGAAGAGACTCCGATACCGATTAACAAGGGACTAAATCGATCGGCATACCCCATAAAATTGCGATGTAATCTTTCTTGTTGAAAAGCCACAAATAACTCGTCCTCTCTTTTCGCAAAATGATCCATACCGACATCTTCATAGCCATGGGCCAAAATCATTTTTTTCCCAAGGTTATATAAGGCGAGTTTGGCTGCGCCATGAGGTAGATCTGCTTCAGTATAATGCCGTTGACCGGGTTTTATCCAAGGCACGTGTGCATAGCTATAGAAAGAGATCCGGTCTGGACCGAGCAGCATCGCTTTTTGGATCGTATCTTCCACCGTAGCCAATGTTTGCTTAGGCAATCCATAGATCAAATCGAAGTTGATCGACTCAAATCCAATTTTCCGCGCATTCAGCATAACCTCCTCCACTTCCTCCAAAGTTTGATGCCTATTGATCACGAACTGCACAAGTGGATCAAAATCCTGTATTCCCAGGCTCAAGCGCCGAAATCCCAAGTCAAATAAGGTTTCTAAATGTGTGACGGTTGTATTAGCAGGATGAGCTTCGAAAGAGAATGAACGATCAGGAGCCAGGTCTGCGTGTTTAAGGATCCCCTCAATCAGTACTTTCAAATTATCCGGATGGAAAAAGGTCGGAGTACCACCACCCAAATGTATTTCTGCCAATAACGGTCTTTCTCCCTTAAATAAAGCGACATACATTTCCCATTCTTTCAAAAGAGAGGCAATATAAG
The DNA window shown above is from Sphingobacterium thalpophilum and carries:
- the hemN gene encoding oxygen-independent coproporphyrinogen III oxidase encodes the protein MITSQVTMEELVQKYNVAAPRYTSYPTVPFWDNEAFSRAAWTNQVYQTFQQSKEKGISLYIHLPFCESLCTYCGCNTRITKNHRVEEPYIASLLKEWEMYVALFKGERPLLAEIHLGGGTPTFFHPDNLKVLIEGILKHADLAPDRSFSFEAHPANTTVTHLETLFDLGFRRLSLGIQDFDPLVQFVINRHQTLEEVEEVMLNARKIGFESINFDLIYGLPKQTLATVEDTIQKAMLLGPDRISFYSYAHVPWIKPGQRHYTEADLPHGAAKLALYNLGKKMILAHGYEDVGMDHFAKREDELFVAFQQERLHRNFMGYADRFSPLLIGIGVSSISDAWGAFAQNVKTVEEYHKLIDAGVLPVVKGHILNEEDLLVRRYILDMMCKGKVQLPTGAPLNEQIIDELSELVADGLVSISGDLIQCTAIGRSFLRNICMAFDQRLLRSKAQNQLFSQAI